In Bacteroidota bacterium, the DNA window AATTCCAGCTCTTCGTCTTTTGGAAAGCGCAGTTGCCGAAAAGGAATAGAAACTTCAAGCGACCAGCCATTTTCATCGATGACGGTTTCACTGACAAACACAGCATCCCAGGAGAAGCTGTCGAGTGTTATGCCTTCATCGGTAATGGTGGCGTCATCCTGTGTGCCAAGGGCGTTCATTTCAAAGAGGTAGGCATTCCGCTTATCCTGATAGGTATCGAGCGCTATATAGGCGTGGTCGTCGCGGTCATTTCTGCCGCCTCGTTCGAGGTTTTTCGCGCGGATGAGCTCCGGGTTATCGTCGTAAAAACGAAAAGCAAAATACAGGTAGTCTCTGTCGTAGGCGATGCGTACTTCTGAAGCCTCAGTGGGTGTTGCGCCTTCTTCTGGCCAGAGTTGGGTGAAATTTATAATGGGGTCAATCTGCTGCCATATGATGTCATCCAGGTGACCATCTATACGCGGTGGTTCGTTTGTGTAAACCGCCGTTGCTTCAAAGGCAGCTTCGGGATCCATGGGTGGCGTGGTGGCCTGCTGGGCAAAGGCGTTCAGGCTTACAAAGAGGCCTGTAAACAACAAAAAAGTACGCTTCATAAATACTGGAGCCAAAATGTGAGGGGTGTAACCCAGTCCTGTACGGGACAATTCGGTGAAGGTTTAGTCCAGCATTATTTCTTGTTTTTCGAAGCCATCTGTAGGGGCACTTGATTTAGTGAGGGTTCAGTTATGCGGTTTGAAAAACTGTAACCGGCGGCAAGGACATCGATTAGATTGAAGTTTTGATTGAAGGCGTATTTCATTTCTCGTGCTTGACATGATCGCGCTGCATGTAACGCATCTAAATGGCTGAGCCACGCACAATCTGGATCATGTTCTAAAGCTCTACGAGCGGCCGCTAATACCAAACCAGCTTGTTGATGAATCAACGGGTCCTCAAACCCTACCAATGCAGTCTCTTTATGCTTCTTTTCGTCCGGCACAGCGGCACGCCCCGCCAATTGCTTGTCTAGCAGCATTCCTTTCATCAGGGCTAGTAAGGCGCCATAAAGATTGAAATCCCCACAACTGTCGCATGCTTTAAATTCTACACGGCCAACTTCAGACGCAATACGAGCCGGTTTCACCAGTGACGGCACAACGCTATATTTCGAGACGTCCTTTTCAAGAAATACCATCGCAGCGGGCCGAAGCCCTGTGCGCTCATACGAGCGCTTTGACAAGCCTTCCCACAACTTGCCTTTGTAAAAAGGAGCGCTAAACGTAAATGGGACAATAAATGGGCTGTAGTATGTCAACTTTTGAGCAAAGTCAACAAGTGCTCGCGTAGAAAGCCCAGACCTGGAAATATTCAAGTCAGGCCCTTGCGTCATCATCGGTATAAACGCTGTTTGCTTCTCTGGAGACGCATTCCGGCGAGCTTTCTCAAAGACGTTCAATGGCGGATAAGGCTTGAAGGTCGGCTGTAAAGGGTTGTAACTCGACAATACGGGAAAATACCCGTGCTCCCTGGCTACATCAGCCATTTTCTCAAAACTTGCTGTTAGTTCTTCGACAGCAGCGTGAATCGAATCGTGTATTCTGGTACGTATTTCGAGACCTTTTGGGATACATCCGGTCAGTTCGCCAGCTTCATCAAAGCGTTCAAATCCTTCGATATACCATCTTTTTTTCTTAATGCCGGCATCACCAACTCTTAGTTGCGGGTAGTCTTCATCATAGAGGGGCAAGTCATCTACAATTGCTTGCAGGCTTTCAAACGATGTGTTAGAAAAATCTACATATTGGCCATTTTCGGTCTGAAAGGCTACTTCGTGCTCGATTCCAAATTTAAATTGCATGCTGGGCCGATACCATTTGAGATTTTTTTGCAACTTTTCAAGCCTGGTTGTTATAACGAATTCTGCTGCCTGGCAGACTCGTTCACAATCTCTTTACTTGGAGAGTTGCAGATCTGGAACTATATTTGAACTACTATTTAGAATTAGTCTAAATAACACAAGATAGTAAAGTTGATGGACATGAGTGGGATGCGAGATATAGAAATGATAGATGCCCCTTCTGGTATAGCAAATCTTATTGCTGCTCGGCGTACAGTGCACAAGTTTCAGCCCATCCCACTGCCAAAAGAGTTAATTATAGAATCGATTTCGGTTGCCCGATGGGCGCCAAACCATAAACTGACAGAGCCCTGGCGTTTCTATTTGATAGGAGAAGAAACGAAGCAAAGCATTGCACACCTCGTGGCTGATTACGTTCGAGAACGTAAAGGTGATAAAATGGCCAAAGCAAAGCTTGAGTTGTGGCTAAAAGTACCAAACATGGTTGTAGTCACTTACAAAAAATCAGGGAATGCCTTTCGGGAAAAGGAAGATTATGCAGCCACATGTTGCGCCATTCACAACATGTCATTGCATTTATGGGAAAAAGGCGTGGGCATGAAATGGTCTACAGCGCGGGTGATGGAAAAGCGAGCTTTCTATGACTTGCTTGCGATCGATCCTGAGCGAGAAGAAACTGTTGGCGTACTTTGGTGCGGATTTCCTGCTGATGTGCCGACCAAATCGCGTAAACCGGTTGGCGCTATTGTGAGGGATTTGCCTTGATGGAGTGAGGAGTGAGGAGTGAGGAGTGAGGAGTGAGGAGTGAGGAGTGAGGAGTGAGGAGTGAGGAGTGAGGAGTGAGGAGTGAGGAGTGATTGAATTTTCCTTCGATATTCAGTGTTCCTTGTTCGGTGTTCGATATTCACTAGGAGCTTCTATTTTAAAAACGCATAAGTCACACCCGGGCCTCCTTCTTCCCAGGGGGCATCTTCGAAGCGCTCAACGTCCTGGCTGCTGTTGAGGTAATCATGTATCGCGTGACGCAGTGCACCAGTACCTTTGCCGTGGACAATTTCTACGCGGGAAAGATTCGTAGCAATTGCATCATCAATCAGTTTCATCACCTCACTCAGCGCAGCTTCTACCCGTTTGCCCCTGAGGTCAATGCGCTGCCGGGCTTGCAAAGCGCTCAGGCCGCCGCTGTTTGCAGCTTGCACCTGTCGCACGGTCACCTGCTGTTTTTTGGGACCGCCAACTTTGGTGAGCCGGCTTACTTTCACGCGCATGTGCATAGAGCCAGCCATAATCACGGCATTTTTGCCAGACAACTCGAGTAACTCTGCGGCTGAGTTTCCGCCATCTAGCACAACCTGGTCCCCTACTTGCAGAGGTTGTTGTGGGCGGCTTGTTGGTTTTGATTTGACCTGGCTTTTCTTTCTGCGCTGTTGCTTGCGCGTATTTTGCGCTTTCTCCCGGTCCAGTTTTTCTTTCAGCGAGGCCAGTTCCGCGCGTGCTTCCCTGGTGGTAGATTTGGCTGCCTGGCTTTCTTTGATTTCCCGGATGGTGCGTTCAATCTGCGCATTGGCTTTGCTGATTACGGCTTCAGCCTCTTCGAGGGCTTTGCCTTTGATGTGCTCGCGTTGTGCTTCAAGCGCATCAAAAAGCTCTTTGTACTTCGTCCGTTCCTCGTCTGCTGACCGCAGCGCCTCTTCCGCATCTTTGAGGCGCGATTCTAGCGACATGTTGCGTGCTTCCAGGCTCGTCAGCAAGTCTTCCATCCGACTTGCCTGTGTGCCAAGGAGGGCACGCGATTGCTCAAGGATGCCGTTATCGAGCCCCATGCGCGATGCAATCTCAAAAGCATACGAAGATCCCGGGATACCCATCAGCAGCTTGTAGGTAGGCGTTAGGCTTTCCTGATCAAATTGCATGCTGCCATTTTCCACAAGCGGGGTATTATGGGCAAAGACCTTCAATGCGCCATGGTGCGTTGTGGCAATGGTTGTGGCTCCTTTTTCAGTCAGGGTTTCAAAAATGATCTGGGCCAAAGCGGCGCCTTCTGCCGGGTCGGTACCTGTGCCGGCCTCATCGATCAGTACAAGCGTTGAATCATCAGCCGTTGTCGTCATGTGACGCAGGTTGGCTACGTGCGAACTGAAGGTAGACAGGTCATTCTCTATCGACTGCTCATCTCCCAGGTCGACAACAAGTTGGCTGTAGATTGGAAAAGCAGACAGTTCGTCTGCCGGTAGCGGCATGCCGTAGGCCAGCATCAACGCAAAAAGTCCAACCGTTTTCATGGCAACAGTTTTCCCGCCGGCATTGGGTCCCGTAAGAATTAGCGTGCGGGTGGCT includes these proteins:
- a CDS encoding glutamate--cysteine ligase; protein product: MQKNLKWYRPSMQFKFGIEHEVAFQTENGQYVDFSNTSFESLQAIVDDLPLYDEDYPQLRVGDAGIKKKRWYIEGFERFDEAGELTGCIPKGLEIRTRIHDSIHAAVEELTASFEKMADVAREHGYFPVLSSYNPLQPTFKPYPPLNVFEKARRNASPEKQTAFIPMMTQGPDLNISRSGLSTRALVDFAQKLTYYSPFIVPFTFSAPFYKGKLWEGLSKRSYERTGLRPAAMVFLEKDVSKYSVVPSLVKPARIASEVGRVEFKACDSCGDFNLYGALLALMKGMLLDKQLAGRAAVPDEKKHKETALVGFEDPLIHQQAGLVLAAARRALEHDPDCAWLSHLDALHAARSCQAREMKYAFNQNFNLIDVLAAGYSFSNRITEPSLNQVPLQMASKNKK
- a CDS encoding nitroreductase; protein product: MSGMRDIEMIDAPSGIANLIAARRTVHKFQPIPLPKELIIESISVARWAPNHKLTEPWRFYLIGEETKQSIAHLVADYVRERKGDKMAKAKLELWLKVPNMVVVTYKKSGNAFREKEDYAATCCAIHNMSLHLWEKGVGMKWSTARVMEKRAFYDLLAIDPEREETVGVLWCGFPADVPTKSRKPVGAIVRDLP
- a CDS encoding endonuclease MutS2; the encoded protein is MKTYPASVEEKLGFDVLRARLAGYLLSPMGRSYLDAQQPADDPAGIREALAQVAAFQDIFRFDDTAPLYPVGDIRPQLKQLVPEGATTEPDVLLQIRRVLELLRTLRGFFADRKEQYPGLFEILAPVVPLPAVEKRIAEIVEDDGSIKDSASPELRRLRKKRVAAQSRLRSNLMAELHKSMGEGFTTEAQPTLRSGRMVIPVRAEAKRKVKGFVHDVSATGQTVYIEPASCLELNNEIRSIEAEEHHELRRIMLEVASMVRQHLPEIRIGLDIFGEIDLIQAKARLSNTLEAYCTQVSDSGEIDIRAGRNPVLQLHLLAQQDTEAARNLVPLDLKMDKATRTLILTGPNAGGKTVAMKTVGLFALMLAYGMPLPADELSAFPIYSQLVVDLGDEQSIENDLSTFSSHVANLRHMTTTADDSTLVLIDEAGTGTDPAEGAALAQIIFETLTEKGATTIATTHHGALKVFAHNTPLVENGSMQFDQESLTPTYKLLMGIPGSSYAFEIASRMGLDNGILEQSRALLGTQASRMEDLLTSLEARNMSLESRLKDAEEALRSADEERTKYKELFDALEAQREHIKGKALEEAEAVISKANAQIERTIREIKESQAAKSTTREARAELASLKEKLDREKAQNTRKQQRRKKSQVKSKPTSRPQQPLQVGDQVVLDGGNSAAELLELSGKNAVIMAGSMHMRVKVSRLTKVGGPKKQQVTVRQVQAANSGGLSALQARQRIDLRGKRVEAALSEVMKLIDDAIATNLSRVEIVHGKGTGALRHAIHDYLNSSQDVERFEDAPWEEGGPGVTYAFLK